One stretch of Diabrotica undecimpunctata isolate CICGRU chromosome 5, icDiaUnde3, whole genome shotgun sequence DNA includes these proteins:
- the LOC140442029 gene encoding probable metabolite transport protein CsbC, translated as MMEKSHETGTNQLLVEATAKGKVDFKRSEAIPWLMYFCVFSADLPLITLGSCLVWGSSAIPKLHSNDTNINPLEKPITAFQTSIIVSAPAFTSTFSLILLAKVSNLLGRKKCLILHSFLFVMCLSAIALSRHIYVYYTFFFVNGLNMSGIYINSVIYNSEVADDRNRAWIGCVVGLCTPTGILLGFIFGSFTSIKVFSFICAIPAFIFLCMSLYIVESPMYLVYKNKDNTALQILEKLRNNKSFGEIQTEYDKIKDLTLEYSYKNNKYCQIFTTATSRRALFISLFLCVFQQTTGVSTMLAFAGTIFTEAGASLSADLVGILMGVMQIVLNVTVIFSVNKIGRRRFILLSIIGCSISMFILGIYFYLKSNNNSVPNYIKWLPVICALTFISSYASGMGNITASYISELFSSEFRTTGFAIAAVSDAAFAFSINFAFPLLQERLGIFSCLFIYSTISFIAFLILFAILPETTGKSFNEIQDLLGKRLRLWNTPKIY; from the coding sequence CTGATTTGCCCTTAATCACTCTTGGAAGCTGTCTGGTTTGGGGATCATCCGCAATTCCAAAACTACACTCAAACGATACGAACATTAACCCGTTAGAAAAACCTATCACTGCATTTCAAACTTCGATAATAGTATCAGCTCCAGCATTTACATCGACTTTTTCATTAATCTTACTGGCAAAAGTGTCTAATTTATTAGGAcgtaaaaaatgtttaatactaCATTCGTTCTTGTTTGTTATGTGTTTAAGCGCAATCGCACTTTCGAggcatatatatgtatattatacattttttttcgtAAATGGTCTAAATATGTCtggtatatatataaatagtgttatttataaCAGTGAAGTAGCAGATGACAGGAATAGAGCATGGATTGGTTGCGTTGTTGGGCTCTGTACTCCCACAGGTATCTTGTTAGGTTTTATATTTGGATCATTTACAAGTATCAAAGTGTTTTCATTTATCTGTGCTATTCCCGCTTTCATTTTTCTATGCATGTCTTTATATATCGTAGAATCTCCAATGTACCTtgtatataaaaacaaagataatacAGCtttacaaatattagaaaaattaagAAACAATAAAAGTTTTGGCGAAATTCAAACGGAATATGAcaaaataaaagatttaactTTAGAATATAGTTACAAAAACAATAAGTACTGTCAGATATTTACTACTGCTACCTCAAGAAGAGCACTGTTTATTAGCTTATTTTTATGCGTTTTTCAGCAAACAACTGGTGTATCCACCATGCTGGCTTTTGCGGGAACGATCTTTACTGAAGCCGGTGCATCTCTGTCGGCTGACTTAGTCGGCATACTAATGGGTGTTATGCAGATAGTATTAAATGTTACTGTAATTTTTTCAGTCAACAAAATAGGCAGAAGGCGATTCATTCTTTTATCTATAATAGGATGTTCGATATCAATGTTTATTTTgggaatatatttttatttaaaaagtaataacaATTCAGTACCTAACTATATTAAGTGGTTGCCAGTCATTTGTGCTCTAACGTTTATTAGTTCATATGCGTCAGGAATGGGCAATATTACTGCCTCGTATATTAGTGAGTTATTTTCTAGCGAATTCAGAACAACAGGTTTTGCAATAGCTGCAGTATCTGATGCTGCATTTGCATTTTCTATCAATTTTGCCTTTCCACTTTTACAGGAAAGATTGGGAATATTCagttgtttgtttatttatagcacaatttcttttattgcttttctaattttgtttgcaaTTTTACCGGAAACTACAGGAAAAAGTTTTAATGAAATTCAAGATCTTTTAGGTAAAAGATTAAGACTTTGGAATACTcccaaaatatattaa
- the LOC140442526 gene encoding probable metabolite transport protein CsbC, whose amino-acid sequence MAENSEKISTNQLLNKQACLKNSKKGVIPWLMYFCAFSADLPLITLGSCFVWGSPAIPKLRSNDTEINPLGEPITPFQTSIVVSASEFTMIFLLSVMAKVSNFLGRRKCLILNSLLFVIFLSAVAVAKNIYLYYIFFLLNGINLAGVFINSTIYNSEVADDKSRAWMGCIDGLCLPLGTLLAFIFGTFTSIRVYTLLCATPALIYLLLSFYTVESPMYLLYKNKNEEALKVLIDLRKHKNMDEIQSEFNRMKDLSIEVNHQRNNYCDIFSTRSSRKALLIASSLCFFQQTTGVSNILAYAGTIFTEAGASLSGNTVSILMGFMQIIVNIIVVSSVNKIGRRRLILASVLGCSLSTFTLGVYFYLKSYSSVDHFNWLPVVCALTFMSSYALGLGPIIPSYMGELFGSETRAMGVAIATAIDTTIAFSVNFGFPLLMTQLGIFGCMFIYSGFSLIGFLTLFVVLPETTGKSFNEIQVLLKRKSIQNFR is encoded by the exons ATGGCTGAAAATAGCGAAAAAATAAGTACGAATCAGTTATTAAATAAACAAGCGtgtttaaaaaattcaaaaaaaggaGTTATACCATGGCTAATGTATTTCTGTGCATTTTCAG CTGACTTACCTTTGATAACTCTTGGAAGCTGTTTTGTTTGGGGATCACCGGCAATTCCGAAACTAAGATCAAATGACACCGAAATCAACCCGTTAGGAGAACCCATCACTCCATTTCAAACTTCTATAGTGGTTTCAGCTTCAGAATTTACAATGATATTTCTATTATCGGTAATGGCCAAAGTGTCTAATTTCTTAGGACGTagaaaatgtttaatattaaattcacttttgtttgttatttttttaagtgCAGTTGCAGTGGCTAAAAATATATATCTTTACTATATATTTTTCTTGCTAAATGGAATTAATCTCGCCGGTGTATTTATTAACTCGACAATTTATAATAGTGAGGTTGCAGATGATAAAAGTCGAGCGTGGATGGGTTGCATAGATGGTCTATGTCTGCCACTTGGCACATTGTTGGCTTTTATTTTTGGAACGTTTACAAGTATACGAGTATATACGTTACTGTGTGCCACTCCGGCTCttatttatcttttattatcaTTTTATACCGTTGAATCTCCAATGtacttattatataaaaataagaatgaaGAAGCACTAAAAGTTTTAATAGATTtaagaaaacataaaaacatGGACGAAATTCAGTCTGAGTTTAACAGGATGAAAGATTTAAGTATAGAAGTTAATCACCAAAGAAATAACTACTGTGATATTTTTAGTACTCGATCATCGAGAAAAGCATTACTTATTGCTTCATCACTATGCTTCTTTCAGCAAACTACTGGTGTATCTAACATTTTAGCCTACGCCGGTACCATATTTACTGAAGCCGGTGCTTCGCTTTCCGGTAACACAGTCAGTATTTTAATGGGTTTTATGCAGATCATTGTCAATATAATAGTAGTTTCTTCAGTCAACAAAATAGGGAGAAGGCGACTTATTCTTGCATCTGTACTTGGATGTTCTTTATCTACATTTACTTTAGGAgtatacttttatttaaaaagctaTTCTTCAGTTGACCATTTTAATTGGCTGCCAGTTGTATGTGCTTTAACGTTCATGAGTTCATACGCGCTAGGCTTGGGACCTATTATTCCATCTTATATGGGTGAGTTATTTGGGAGTGAAACTAGGGCAATGGGTGTAGCCATTGCTACCGCAATAGATACAACTATAGCCTTCTCCGTTAATTTTGGATTTCCACTGTTGATGACACAGCTTGGAATTTTTGGTTGTATGTTCATATATAGCGGATTTTCCCTGATAGGATTTCTCACATTATTTGTAGTTTTACCCGAAACAACGGGAAAAAGTTTTAATGAAATACAAGTACTTTTAAAGAGGAAATCGATACAAAATTTTAGATAA
- the LOC140440856 gene encoding probable metabolite transport protein CsbC has translation MENKEGRSMNQLIDKKASSQSSIETGVTPWLMYFCAFSADLPLITLGSCLVWGSPVIPKLRSNDTEINPLGEPITPFQTSVIVSASEFTSIFLLLILAKVSNLLGRRKCLILHSLLFVIFLSAVAMARNIYVYYIFFLLNGINISGVYINSTIYNSEVADDKNRAWMGCVDGLCLPLGTLLGFIFGSFTSIRVYTLLCAAPAFIYLILSFFTVESPMFLLYKHKNEEALKSLEKLRRHRKMEDIQSEFNRLKDLSLEVNHQRSNCCDIFSTRSSRKAIFIASLLFVSQQTSGISTILAYAGTIFTEAGSSTSANTVSVLMGVMQIFVNLMVVSSVNILGRRRLILVSSLGCSLSTFTLGTYFYLKSYSSVEQLNWLPVVCALTFISSYALGLGPIIPSYISELFPNDTRATGMAMTAILDAALAFSVNFGFPLLMERLGIYGCMFIYSGFTLVGFLTLFVVLPETTGKGFNEIQLLLKQKSRKYYSR, from the exons ATGGAAAATAAAGAAGGAAGAAGTATGAATCAGTTAATAGATAAAAAAGCATCCTCACAAAGTTCAATAGAAACCGGAGTTACACCATGGCTAATGTACTTTTGTGCATTTTCAG ctgACTTACCTTTGATAACTCTTGGAAGTTGTTTGGTTTGGGGCTCACCAGTGATTCCGAAACTAAGATCAAATGATACTGAAATTAACCCATTAGGAGAACCCATAACCCCCTTTCAAACTTCCGTAATAGTGTCAGCTTCAGAATTTACCTCGATATTCCTCTTATTAATATTGGCTAAAGTTTCTAATTTATTAGGACGTAGAAAATGTTTAATACTTCATTCacttttgtttgttatttttttaagtgCAGTTGCAATGGCAAGAAATATATATGTTTACTATATATTTTTCTTGTTAAATGGTATAAATATATCTGGTGTATACATTAACTCGACTATTTATAATAGTGAAGTTGCAGATGACAAGAATCGAGCCTGGATGGGTTGCGTAGATGGTCTTTGTCTGCCCCTTGGTACTCTGCTGGGATTTATTTTTGGATCCTTTACAAGCATACGAGTTTACACTTTACTCTGTGCTGCACCTGCTTTTATTTATCTCATACTATCCTTTTTTACCGTGGAATCACCAATGTTTTTATTGTATAAACATAAGAATGAGGAAGCTTTAAAAAGTTTAGAAAAATTAAGAAGACATAGAAAAATGGAAGACATTCAATCGGAATTCAATAGACTGAAAGATTTAAGTTTGGAAGTAAACCACCAAAGAAGTAACTGCTGCGATATTTTTAGTACTCGTTCATCCAGAAAAGCTATATTTATTGCGTCATTGCTATTCGTCTCTCAACAAACGAGTGGTATATCTACCATTTTAGCATATGCAGGTACAATATTTACTGAAGCCGGTTCTTCGACATCAGCTAACACAGTTAGCGTTTTAATGGGCGTTATGCAGATATTTGTAAACCTTATGGTGGTTTCTTCAGTAAATATATTAGGTAGAAGAAGACTTATTCTTGTATCTTCACTAGGATGCAGTTTATCAACATTTACTTTAggaacatatttttatttaaaaagctatTCTTCAGTTGAGCAGTTAAACTGGTTGCCAGTTGTATGTGCTTTAACATTTATCAGTTCATATGCTTTAGGGTTAGGACCTATTATACCATCTTACATAAGTGAGCTATTTCCTAATGACACTAGAGCAACGGGTATGGCCATGACTGCCATATTGGATGCAGCTTTAGCTTTTTCTGTTAATTTTGGATTTCCTCTATTGATGGAACGACTTGGAATTTATGGTTGTATGTTCATTTATAGCGGATTTACCCTAGTAGGATTTCTCACATTATTTGTAGTTTTACCGGAAACAACAGGCAAGGGTTTCAATGAAATCCAGTTACTCCTTAagcaaaaatcaagaaaatattataGTAGATGa